Proteins co-encoded in one Capnocytophaga ochracea DSM 7271 genomic window:
- a CDS encoding sensor histidine kinase — MNKRLYILAVVLISLSLVGIIAIQGYWIKSAIDNKEEAFTYSIQQVLNNVAKQIEQDEVDKYVAQIIYLRENDSTLKLKDSHLREFIYVQENKLSKETFIYKHGILEEDYALATNLRNPVLIDDLKLSDSFTLKNYTNRESFQHINRGNNIDNKQLPIIKAYEKLSELPEIERLMIEESFKSIIRQQTLSERVSVSQINTLLEQKLKKRGLNLPFEFAVYNRNILSKIHSKYFDPNETKEYRTLLFGGNSSDDSVYELAVVFPQRERYVLSSVIGVATLSVVFLLIVIGVFVVTFHQLITQRRISEIKTDFINNMTHEFKTPIATMNLVLDSLKTPVALHDPEKIKGYVKILKQENKRMLAQVENILQISRLEKGNLHLEREPLDVHELISNAVGHLQVMLDERGGVLRTHFLAENGDVSANKSHLTNVFVNVIENAIKYSPNAPEIDIYTENIKNKILIRVKDRGQGMSRQAMKHVFTKFYREHTGDLHNVKGHGLGLAYVKSIVEYHQGSIDVESDKGKGSTFFIKLPVI; from the coding sequence GTGAATAAGCGATTATACATACTCGCAGTAGTGCTCATAAGCCTTTCTCTTGTAGGAATTATTGCCATACAAGGGTATTGGATTAAATCAGCCATCGATAATAAAGAAGAGGCTTTTACTTATTCTATTCAGCAGGTACTCAATAATGTAGCTAAACAAATAGAGCAAGATGAAGTCGATAAATATGTAGCTCAAATTATCTATTTGCGCGAGAACGATAGCACCTTAAAGCTCAAAGACAGTCATCTGCGAGAGTTTATCTATGTGCAAGAAAACAAACTAAGCAAAGAGACCTTTATTTATAAACACGGTATTTTAGAGGAAGATTACGCTTTAGCTACCAATCTGCGCAACCCTGTACTCATCGATGATTTGAAACTCTCCGATTCTTTTACCTTAAAGAACTATACAAACAGAGAAAGTTTTCAGCACATCAACAGAGGTAATAATATAGATAACAAACAGTTGCCTATCATAAAAGCCTACGAAAAGCTAAGTGAATTACCCGAGATTGAGCGCTTAATGATAGAAGAATCATTTAAGAGTATCATAAGGCAACAAACCCTTAGCGAACGAGTGTCCGTAAGCCAAATAAACACACTCTTAGAGCAAAAACTCAAAAAAAGAGGCTTGAATTTACCTTTCGAGTTTGCCGTGTATAACCGCAATATCTTATCGAAGATACACTCTAAGTACTTTGACCCTAATGAAACTAAGGAATATCGCACCTTGCTTTTTGGAGGCAATAGCTCCGACGATTCAGTATACGAATTAGCAGTAGTATTCCCTCAGCGCGAGCGCTATGTGCTATCATCAGTAATAGGGGTAGCAACCCTATCAGTAGTATTTTTACTAATAGTTATAGGTGTGTTTGTGGTTACCTTCCACCAGCTCATCACTCAGCGTCGCATTTCCGAAATCAAAACTGATTTCATCAATAATATGACGCACGAGTTCAAAACACCTATTGCCACTATGAACTTAGTGCTGGACAGTCTTAAAACACCTGTTGCCCTGCACGACCCTGAGAAAATAAAAGGATATGTAAAAATACTCAAACAGGAAAACAAGCGAATGCTGGCTCAGGTAGAAAACATTTTGCAAATATCACGTCTCGAAAAAGGAAACTTACATTTAGAGAGAGAGCCGTTGGACGTGCACGAACTTATAAGCAATGCCGTAGGGCACCTACAAGTAATGCTCGACGAACGTGGAGGCGTACTGCGCACTCACTTTTTAGCAGAAAACGGCGATGTATCAGCAAACAAATCACACCTTACTAATGTATTTGTGAATGTGATTGAAAATGCTATCAAATACTCACCTAATGCCCCCGAAATAGACATTTATACTGAAAATATAAAGAATAAAATACTAATACGTGTAAAAGACAGAGGGCAAGGAATGAGCAGGCAGGCTATGAAACACGTATTTACCAAGTTTTATAGAGAACATACTGGCGATTTACACAACGTAAAAGGACACGGGTTAGGGCTTGCCTACGTGAAAAGTATCGTAGAATACCATCAAGGAAGCATTGATGTAGAAAGCGACAAAGGAAAAGGGAGTACCTTCTTTATCAAATTGCCGGTAATATAA
- a CDS encoding response regulator transcription factor has product MNTDGNYYSSNASTDNKHILLVEDDPNFGTVLKDYLVMSGFDVTLAKNGMEGFEKFKKETYDMCILDVMMPYKDGFTLAKEIREKDEKIPIIFLTARTMREDVIKGYRSGADDYLNKPFDSEILLMKIRSILQRKSIETMVDDNKFEFEIGRFFLNTKLRILKYKDEEPVKLSPKENELLRLLALHTDDFMSRELALSKIWKDDNYFTSRSMDVYIAKLRKLLKKDDKVEILNIHGEGFRLVANKEADEFI; this is encoded by the coding sequence ATGAATACAGACGGAAACTATTACAGTTCAAATGCTTCTACGGACAATAAACACATTCTCTTAGTAGAAGACGACCCCAACTTCGGCACTGTACTAAAAGACTATTTGGTAATGAGCGGTTTCGACGTTACCTTAGCTAAAAACGGTATGGAAGGCTTCGAAAAGTTTAAGAAAGAAACATACGATATGTGTATCTTAGACGTGATGATGCCTTATAAAGACGGTTTTACTTTAGCCAAAGAAATTCGTGAGAAAGATGAGAAAATACCTATTATCTTCCTTACAGCTCGTACAATGCGTGAAGATGTGATAAAAGGCTATCGCTCAGGAGCTGATGACTACCTAAACAAACCCTTCGACTCCGAAATCCTATTGATGAAAATACGTTCAATTTTGCAACGTAAAAGCATCGAAACAATGGTAGACGACAATAAGTTTGAGTTCGAAATAGGAAGATTCTTCCTCAATACCAAATTGCGTATTCTCAAATATAAGGACGAAGAACCTGTAAAACTCTCCCCTAAGGAAAATGAACTTTTGCGTTTGCTCGCCTTACACACCGATGATTTTATGTCACGTGAGTTAGCCCTTTCCAAAATATGGAAAGACGACAACTATTTCACCTCTCGCAGTATGGACGTATATATCGCAAAACTGCGCAAACTCTTGAAAAAGGACGATAAAGTAGAAATACTAAACATTCACGGCGAAGGCTTCCGTTTGGTTGCCAATAAAGAAGCCGATGAATTCATTTAG
- a CDS encoding GNAT family N-acetyltransferase, producing the protein MNTNDLNIQLVTNNINDFKGLLDVFEEVFQWTNYHYPTDKKLHHLLKNTNLLAVVSKIENQVVGGLTAYILDSYEVEKPSLYLYDLGVKERFQNQGIGKQLINYLIAYATQNDFQDIFVGTEQDDNEDAIAFYRKTPFTDETKVLQYSFRLDEPNS; encoded by the coding sequence ATGAACACAAATGATTTAAACATACAGCTCGTTACTAATAATATCAATGATTTTAAAGGTCTTTTAGATGTTTTTGAAGAAGTTTTTCAGTGGACAAACTATCATTATCCTACCGACAAGAAGTTGCATCATTTATTGAAAAACACAAACCTTTTGGCAGTAGTATCCAAAATAGAAAATCAAGTAGTAGGAGGTTTAACAGCTTATATCCTTGATAGTTATGAAGTAGAAAAACCTTCTCTATACCTTTATGATTTGGGAGTGAAAGAGCGTTTTCAAAATCAAGGCATTGGCAAACAGCTTATCAACTATTTAATAGCCTATGCAACGCAAAACGATTTTCAAGATATCTTTGTAGGTACGGAACAAGATGATAATGAAGATGCTATTGCTTTTTATAGAAAAACACCTTTTACCGATGAAACAAAGGTATTACAATACAGTTTTCGATTAGATGAACCTAACTCCTAA
- a CDS encoding DUF6452 family protein gives MLISCESDDLCDHSVNTPRLVVRFYNQNNTRTPFSVTNLTVYGEGNTTPLVSSATLDSLALPLRLESPTTYLFQTVVSGTTTSTATLTLTYTPEQSFVSKACGVKITYNTLSATIQDTNTSWLKGLNIKNTTVDNEKRAHIHLYH, from the coding sequence ATGTTGATAAGTTGTGAGTCCGACGACCTTTGCGACCACAGCGTGAATACGCCTCGCTTGGTGGTGCGTTTCTACAACCAAAACAATACTCGTACGCCTTTTAGCGTGACTAACCTTACAGTTTATGGCGAAGGAAATACTACTCCTCTGGTAAGCAGTGCAACTTTAGATTCACTTGCACTACCTTTGCGCTTGGAGTCGCCTACTACCTACTTATTCCAAACCGTAGTTTCAGGTACTACCACTAGCACCGCAACCCTCACGCTCACTTATACTCCCGAACAGTCGTTCGTAAGCAAGGCTTGTGGAGTGAAAATTACTTACAACACCCTTTCAGCTACCATTCAAGATACAAATACCTCTTGGCTAAAAGGTCTTAACATCAAGAACACTACCGTAGATAATGAAAAAAGAGCTCATATACATTTGTATCATTAG
- a CDS encoding DUF6048 family protein produces the protein MKKELIYICIISIWWGLGAMAQTATRTTSQTTIALPEKQEAPVYKQRYGLRVGADLSKLVRPFFDKNYYGLELVGDYRLTTNYYFAAELGMEKRTKDEDFFTYSTEGQFLRAGFDYNTYGNWYGMENMIYVGARYGISLFSQDLTSYIIHKDNQYWNETITGSDPSFLKKYDGRTAHWLELVLGIKAELLHNLYAGASVRVGLLVAQTGSSGFPNYYIPAFGRVYEGSRFGVGFNYTLSYLIPLYKKEKKKEEADTQKTTSSPTPSAPAKKPKGRR, from the coding sequence ATGAAAAAAGAGCTCATATACATTTGTATCATTAGTATTTGGTGGGGCTTAGGTGCAATGGCTCAAACGGCTACCCGCACGACCTCACAAACTACTATTGCCTTGCCCGAAAAGCAAGAAGCCCCTGTGTACAAACAGCGGTATGGCTTGCGCGTAGGTGCCGACCTGAGCAAACTGGTACGCCCTTTCTTTGATAAGAATTACTACGGACTCGAATTGGTAGGCGATTACCGCCTAACAACCAACTACTACTTCGCTGCTGAACTCGGTATGGAAAAAAGAACTAAGGACGAAGATTTCTTTACTTACTCTACCGAAGGTCAGTTTTTACGTGCTGGTTTCGATTATAACACCTATGGCAATTGGTATGGTATGGAGAATATGATTTACGTGGGGGCTCGCTATGGCATTTCGCTCTTCTCTCAAGACCTTACCTCGTATATTATCCATAAAGATAACCAATATTGGAACGAAACTATCACAGGTTCCGACCCTTCTTTCTTAAAGAAATACGACGGACGTACTGCTCATTGGTTGGAACTCGTATTAGGCATTAAAGCGGAACTCTTGCACAATCTTTACGCAGGAGCAAGCGTGCGTGTAGGTCTTTTGGTGGCTCAAACGGGCAGCAGTGGTTTCCCTAACTACTATATTCCTGCCTTTGGGCGGGTATACGAAGGAAGCAGATTTGGAGTAGGATTCAACTACACTCTCAGCTATCTCATTCCTCTTTATAAAAAAGAGAAAAAGAAAGAAGAGGCAGATACGCAAAAAACTACCTCCTCTCCTACCCCTTCAGCTCCTGCTAAAAAACCGAAAGGAAGAAGATAA
- the era gene encoding GTPase Era: MHKAGFVNIIGNPNVGKSTLMNAFVGEKLSIITSKAQTTRHRIFGIVSGDDFQVVFSDTPGIIKPSYALQASMMDFVKSAFEDADILIYMVEIGEKELKDEAFFNRINQLDVPVLLLINKVDTSDQNVLEEQVAYWKEKVPRAEIYPISALRNFQTEVVFNRIIELLPESPAFFPKDQLTDKPERFFVNEIIREKILLHYKKEIPYSVEVETESFADSETIIHIRSVIMVERESQKGIIIGHKGEALKRVGIETRTDLEKFFGKQIHLELFVKVNKDWRSNVRQLRRFGYDIK; the protein is encoded by the coding sequence GTGCACAAAGCTGGATTTGTAAATATCATCGGGAACCCCAACGTAGGAAAATCTACCCTTATGAACGCCTTTGTAGGCGAAAAACTTTCTATTATCACCTCCAAGGCACAGACCACGCGGCACCGTATTTTTGGTATCGTAAGTGGTGATGATTTTCAGGTGGTTTTTTCGGACACCCCTGGTATTATCAAGCCATCGTATGCCTTACAAGCCTCGATGATGGACTTTGTAAAGAGTGCTTTTGAAGACGCCGACATTCTCATTTATATGGTAGAAATAGGCGAAAAAGAGCTGAAAGACGAGGCTTTCTTTAATCGCATCAACCAGTTGGACGTGCCTGTATTGTTGCTCATCAACAAAGTGGATACTTCCGACCAAAATGTATTAGAGGAACAAGTAGCTTACTGGAAGGAAAAAGTGCCTCGTGCCGAAATATATCCTATTTCGGCTTTGCGCAACTTTCAAACCGAAGTGGTGTTCAACCGCATTATAGAACTCTTGCCCGAGTCACCTGCGTTTTTCCCAAAAGACCAACTCACCGATAAACCGGAGCGTTTCTTTGTAAACGAGATTATACGCGAGAAGATACTATTGCACTACAAGAAGGAAATTCCCTATTCGGTAGAAGTAGAGACCGAAAGTTTTGCCGATAGCGAGACTATCATTCACATTCGCTCGGTGATAATGGTAGAACGCGAAAGCCAAAAGGGGATTATCATAGGTCATAAAGGGGAAGCCTTAAAGCGGGTAGGCATTGAGACACGGACTGATTTAGAGAAGTTTTTCGGCAAACAAATACACTTAGAACTTTTCGTAAAAGTAAACAAAGATTGGCGTAGCAATGTGCGACAATTGCGCAGGTTTGGTTACGATATCAAATAA
- a CDS encoding cell division protein FtsQ/DivIB has translation MYIKKIIKIFVIVFLPFCIQIFASGRNKMRVVKEVVVDHQDENMYVTDEAIRRTIFKDPQAQHPMGLLRLNEIEKLLDNNVMIEKSEVFCTIDGTLNAKIKQREPIARVYDGSGVYYMDTQGKKMPLSSSYSARVPILRGNTERYWQASYALMQFIQNDQWMAENITEVLVKPNGEYEFLMRVPHFKVVFGKFEDEALKKANLKAFYKQLEKTDKLNEYNIVNLKYTNQVVCRK, from the coding sequence ATGTACATAAAAAAAATCATAAAGATATTCGTCATCGTCTTTTTGCCCTTTTGTATACAAATATTTGCATCGGGGCGCAACAAGATGCGTGTAGTGAAAGAGGTGGTGGTAGACCATCAGGACGAGAATATGTACGTTACCGATGAGGCTATACGCCGCACTATCTTCAAAGATCCTCAAGCACAACACCCTATGGGGCTTCTTAGGCTAAATGAAATTGAAAAACTCTTAGACAACAATGTGATGATTGAGAAATCGGAAGTGTTTTGCACTATCGACGGCACTCTGAATGCTAAAATCAAACAGCGAGAACCTATTGCACGCGTATACGACGGCAGTGGAGTGTATTATATGGATACACAAGGAAAGAAGATGCCTCTTTCAAGTTCTTACTCAGCACGTGTGCCTATTCTCAGAGGTAATACTGAGCGCTATTGGCAAGCCTCCTATGCACTGATGCAGTTTATCCAAAACGACCAATGGATGGCTGAAAACATTACCGAAGTATTGGTAAAGCCTAACGGAGAATACGAGTTTTTAATGCGTGTACCTCACTTTAAGGTCGTTTTCGGAAAGTTTGAAGACGAAGCGCTCAAGAAAGCAAACCTCAAAGCCTTTTACAAGCAATTGGAGAAGACTGATAAACTGAATGAATATAACATCGTAAACCTAAAATACACCAACCAAGTGGTATGTAGAAAATGA
- the rfbB gene encoding dTDP-glucose 4,6-dehydratase, with protein sequence MKRNILITGGAGFIGSHVVRLFVNKYPDYHIFNLDKLTYAGNLENVADVANAPNYTFIQADICDYERMKALFAENHIDGIIHLAAESHVDRSIEDPFIFAKTNVMGTLSLLQAAREAWKDNMQGKRFYHVSTDEVYGALEIGEALFTEQTPYDPQSPYSASKASSDHFVRAYHNTYKLPVVISNCSNNYGSHQYPEKLIPVCIYNIVDNKPLPIYGKGENIRDWLFVEDHARAIDTIFHQGKDGDTYNIGGFNEWRNIDLVKVIIKEVDKQLGRPEGTSEKLITFVTDRAGHDLRYAIDATKLKKELGWEPSLQFEEGIQKTVKWYLSNR encoded by the coding sequence ATGAAAAGAAATATCTTAATCACAGGAGGAGCTGGATTTATCGGCTCTCACGTCGTGAGGCTATTTGTAAACAAATACCCCGACTATCACATTTTTAACTTAGACAAGCTTACTTACGCTGGCAACTTAGAGAATGTTGCCGACGTAGCCAATGCCCCTAACTATACTTTTATACAAGCGGATATTTGCGACTACGAGCGTATGAAAGCCCTCTTCGCTGAAAATCACATTGATGGGATTATCCACCTCGCTGCCGAAAGTCACGTGGATAGAAGTATTGAAGACCCTTTTATCTTCGCGAAAACAAACGTAATGGGCACTTTGAGCCTCTTGCAAGCGGCTCGTGAGGCGTGGAAAGATAATATGCAAGGCAAACGCTTTTATCACGTCTCTACCGACGAGGTATATGGAGCCTTAGAAATAGGCGAAGCACTCTTTACTGAGCAAACGCCTTACGACCCCCAATCACCGTATTCGGCTTCTAAAGCTTCCTCTGACCATTTTGTGAGAGCTTACCATAACACTTACAAATTGCCTGTGGTGATTTCAAATTGTTCTAACAACTACGGTTCTCACCAGTACCCTGAAAAATTGATACCGGTGTGTATTTATAATATTGTAGATAATAAGCCGTTACCTATCTATGGCAAAGGTGAAAATATTCGCGATTGGCTTTTTGTAGAAGACCACGCTCGTGCTATCGATACTATTTTCCACCAAGGAAAAGATGGTGATACCTACAACATTGGGGGCTTTAACGAATGGCGTAATATCGATTTAGTGAAAGTAATCATCAAAGAAGTAGATAAACAGTTAGGTCGCCCCGAAGGTACTTCCGAAAAGCTCATCACTTTCGTAACCGACCGTGCTGGTCACGACCTCCGTTACGCTATTGATGCTACTAAATTGAAAAAAGAACTCGGCTGGGAACCTTCCTTGCAGTTTGAAGAAGGTATACAGAAAACCGTAAAATGGTACCTTTCTAATAGATAA
- a CDS encoding GH92 family glycosyl hydrolase → MKLKHITLLVASTFVLGACNQSKTASEQEAQTPQKPLISYVDPFIGTGGHGHTYPGATTPFGMIQVSPVNGLSNWDWCSGYHYSDSLMVGFGHLSLSGTGIGDLNDILLMPTTKEYDLSVLKYGRKEQYPVNAQEFRDMVPYKSKYSHKNEKAEPGYYQVYLEDPKVNVELTATQRYAVHRYTFEKGAEQSVLLNLGFAINWDSPTKTSFSKSDKKLDANNSDNIITGYRYSTGWAENQKVFFAIQFSKPIKNITYQKHKDDVTSGQIFFDNTDEKLEVKVALSSVSEENALDNLELYNAPNFDKTKSLAQQQWEKTLSSIVVETPVDSLKTIFYTALYHAQVAPVTFSDKNGQFRLQNDEIAKTEGTAYSTLSLWDTFRAEHPLLTLLQPKVTADIINSMLAYYQVHKVLPVWTLYGNETNTMTGYHSVAVIAEAYLKGVRGFDAEKAYEAMKTTMMQDARGLKAYKKYGYIPYNAGVDESVTITLEYAYDDWCVAQMAKALGKTEDATFFTKRSEAYAHLFDKETGFMRGKSTDGKWRTPFDPKRSDHRENTDYTEGNAWQHSWFVPHNVQGLISLFGGNEPFVTHLEKLFTESSEITGDNTSPDISGLIGQYAHGNEPSHHIAYMFNVAGQPKKTQYWVDRILQTQYNTTPNGLSGNEDCGQMSAWYIWSAMGLYPMNPASTEYEFGRPLFDKVTIHLPNGKTFTIIAKNVSKDNKYIQSVKLNGKEYTQWHISHQDLLKGGELVFEMTNK, encoded by the coding sequence ATGAAGTTAAAACATATTACTCTTTTGGTAGCCTCTACTTTTGTACTAGGGGCTTGTAATCAATCTAAAACAGCTTCTGAGCAAGAAGCACAAACCCCTCAAAAACCGCTTATCAGCTATGTAGACCCGTTTATTGGTACAGGCGGACACGGACATACCTACCCTGGAGCGACTACTCCTTTCGGTATGATACAAGTGAGCCCAGTGAATGGTCTCAGCAACTGGGATTGGTGCTCTGGTTACCACTATTCCGATAGCCTTATGGTAGGTTTTGGACATTTGAGCCTTAGTGGTACAGGTATAGGAGACCTAAATGACATCTTGTTAATGCCTACTACTAAAGAATATGACCTCAGTGTACTGAAATACGGACGCAAAGAGCAATACCCTGTGAATGCCCAAGAGTTTCGCGATATGGTGCCTTACAAATCGAAGTACAGCCACAAGAACGAAAAAGCAGAGCCTGGCTATTATCAAGTGTATTTAGAAGACCCAAAAGTAAACGTCGAACTTACTGCGACACAACGTTATGCCGTACATCGTTATACTTTTGAAAAAGGGGCAGAACAATCAGTACTACTGAACTTGGGATTTGCAATCAACTGGGATAGCCCTACCAAAACTTCTTTTAGCAAATCGGATAAGAAGTTAGACGCTAATAATAGCGACAATATTATTACAGGTTATCGTTATAGTACTGGCTGGGCTGAAAACCAAAAAGTGTTCTTTGCGATTCAGTTTTCTAAGCCTATAAAAAATATTACCTATCAAAAACACAAAGATGATGTTACCTCAGGGCAAATCTTCTTTGATAATACTGATGAGAAGTTAGAGGTAAAAGTAGCGCTTTCTTCAGTGAGTGAAGAAAATGCTTTAGATAACTTGGAGTTATATAACGCTCCTAATTTTGATAAAACCAAATCATTAGCACAACAACAATGGGAGAAGACCCTCAGCAGTATAGTAGTAGAAACCCCTGTTGATTCTCTCAAAACCATTTTCTACACTGCCCTCTATCACGCACAAGTAGCGCCTGTAACTTTCTCTGATAAAAATGGTCAGTTCCGCCTACAAAACGATGAGATCGCAAAAACAGAAGGCACGGCTTATTCTACCCTTTCTCTGTGGGATACTTTCCGCGCCGAGCACCCACTGCTTACCCTTTTGCAACCCAAAGTAACTGCTGATATTATCAACTCAATGTTAGCTTACTACCAAGTGCACAAAGTATTGCCTGTTTGGACGCTCTATGGTAACGAAACCAATACAATGACCGGCTATCACTCGGTAGCAGTGATTGCCGAAGCCTACCTTAAAGGCGTACGTGGTTTTGATGCTGAAAAGGCTTATGAGGCAATGAAAACTACAATGATGCAAGACGCACGAGGACTCAAAGCATACAAAAAATATGGTTACATTCCTTATAACGCAGGGGTAGACGAATCAGTTACTATTACCCTTGAATACGCTTATGACGACTGGTGTGTAGCGCAAATGGCTAAAGCCTTAGGTAAAACCGAAGATGCTACCTTCTTTACCAAACGCTCAGAAGCCTATGCTCACCTATTCGATAAAGAAACGGGCTTTATGCGCGGTAAAAGTACCGACGGTAAATGGCGCACGCCTTTTGACCCTAAACGCTCTGACCATCGCGAAAATACCGACTATACCGAAGGTAACGCTTGGCAACACAGTTGGTTTGTGCCTCACAACGTACAAGGACTTATCAGCTTATTTGGAGGCAATGAGCCTTTTGTAACACACTTAGAAAAACTCTTTACCGAAAGTTCTGAAATCACCGGTGATAACACCTCTCCTGATATTTCAGGACTCATAGGTCAGTATGCGCACGGCAATGAACCTAGCCACCATATTGCCTATATGTTCAACGTAGCAGGACAACCTAAGAAAACCCAATATTGGGTAGATCGCATCTTGCAAACTCAGTACAACACTACCCCTAACGGACTTAGTGGTAATGAGGATTGCGGACAGATGTCGGCTTGGTACATTTGGAGTGCTATGGGCTTATATCCTATGAATCCAGCTTCTACCGAGTATGAGTTCGGTCGTCCACTCTTTGATAAAGTAACCATACACTTGCCTAACGGAAAGACGTTTACAATCATTGCTAAAAATGTCTCTAAGGACAATAAATATATCCAATCTGTAAAACTCAACGGCAAAGAATATACCCAATGGCATATTTCTCACCAAGACCTTCTAAAAGGCGGTGAATTAGTTTTTGAAATGACAAACAAATGA
- a CDS encoding DUF421 domain-containing protein, translated as MYTIPYIESEEFFYLDVFLKLLLGLLALALIINKSGKGNLAPSSAMDQVQNYVLGGIIGGVIYSPSVSIFQFAIVLAIWAFLIIGLRQLKTKNQAFRRFIDGAPVIVINRGKIDIAACKKAKITAHELAFKLRKEGVYYIREVKRAVLEQNGELIIVLAGEENPKYPVITDGIIQKSVLEDVDKSEEWLLGELQKTGYSNPSEIFLAEYENAQIKVIPYI; from the coding sequence ATGTATACAATTCCTTATATTGAATCCGAGGAGTTTTTCTATTTGGATGTATTCCTAAAATTGCTTTTAGGATTGTTGGCTCTTGCCTTAATCATCAACAAATCGGGCAAGGGTAATTTAGCACCGAGTTCGGCAATGGATCAGGTGCAAAATTACGTACTTGGGGGTATTATTGGAGGTGTGATTTACAGTCCATCGGTGAGTATCTTTCAGTTTGCTATCGTATTGGCTATTTGGGCATTCCTTATCATAGGGTTACGTCAGTTAAAAACTAAAAACCAAGCTTTTAGGAGGTTTATAGACGGCGCTCCTGTGATTGTTATCAATCGAGGTAAGATAGATATAGCCGCCTGCAAAAAAGCTAAAATTACAGCACACGAACTCGCTTTCAAACTGCGTAAAGAAGGGGTATACTATATCAGAGAGGTGAAAAGAGCGGTACTTGAACAGAATGGCGAACTCATTATCGTGTTGGCAGGAGAAGAAAACCCCAAATATCCTGTCATTACCGATGGGATTATTCAAAAAAGCGTGCTGGAAGATGTAGATAAAAGCGAAGAATGGCTACTTGGAGAGCTACAAAAGACAGGATACAGCAATCCTTCTGAGATATTTTTAGCAGAATACGAAAATGCTCAGATAAAAGTTATACCCTATATTTAG
- a CDS encoding DUF481 domain-containing protein → MKRLLYMLLALLSSASAYSQMLFSENLTMTIDSTKTLQGSLMPILDFKTEKEDVFTFKNTANLNLLINCNRIINVINKFELSTYGSQVILSGGYVHMEYRYLLDHAFEVYPYAESQWAESRGMNHKISTGLQSRYRLLNTQSSLMFAAVGFFFEYEKWEYPAPDNVEATYAYSRSIKSHLSLSYKLRIGEKWELTTTAIHQTRPDSTFKEARYGGAIDLKYNITPTIGILGTYRLIYDSAPIVPIKKDYHSLEVGLNISF, encoded by the coding sequence ATGAAACGATTACTTTATATGTTATTGGCGCTATTGTCTTCGGCTTCTGCCTATTCACAAATGCTTTTTTCGGAAAACCTTACTATGACGATAGACAGCACCAAAACTCTGCAAGGGAGCCTAATGCCTATCTTGGATTTTAAAACCGAAAAAGAAGATGTCTTCACTTTTAAAAATACGGCTAATCTCAACTTGCTTATCAATTGCAATAGGATTATTAATGTAATTAACAAGTTTGAGTTATCTACTTATGGTAGTCAAGTAATATTAAGTGGTGGCTATGTGCATATGGAGTACCGCTATCTGTTAGACCACGCTTTTGAGGTGTATCCTTATGCTGAGTCGCAATGGGCAGAGAGCAGGGGAATGAACCACAAGATTTCTACCGGCTTACAATCGCGTTATCGGTTGCTGAATACTCAATCCTCGCTGATGTTTGCTGCGGTGGGCTTCTTCTTTGAATACGAAAAATGGGAATATCCTGCTCCCGATAACGTTGAGGCTACTTATGCTTACAGTCGCAGTATCAAAAGTCATTTGTCGCTCAGTTATAAACTTCGAATAGGTGAAAAATGGGAGCTTACCACTACTGCCATTCATCAAACTAGACCTGATAGTACTTTTAAGGAAGCGCGCTATGGTGGGGCTATCGACCTCAAATACAATATTACGCCTACCATAGGTATACTTGGTACCTACCGACTTATCTACGACTCTGCCCCTATTGTACCTATAAAAAAGGACTATCATTCGCTTGAAGTAGGGCTTAATATTTCTTTCTAA